One Mya arenaria isolate MELC-2E11 chromosome 7, ASM2691426v1 genomic window carries:
- the LOC128240447 gene encoding cardioacceleratory peptide receptor-like, with product MDLERNNEAQCENASVDENSMFQDAQYDENYTYSDFYIVDQDVEFWQVPQLVVLVILFLMIVLGNTCVLVAIYMSEKGIKTRMHFFMMHLAVADLTVGLFNLTVDIVERWLVVWYGGAVLCKIIKFLQVLVVYSSTFMIVALSIDRADAIARPMKFTRKATTVRALVIGAWVSSAILSVPAFLFFDTMPLNGEYYCLMTLQDRWQWQLYITLVALTALILPALIILSCYTIIMFVIWETGRGFNALQSAHTYSNRSSMPGNNKGIIPQAKIKTVKMTLIIVIVFVLCWCPYFVFNLKDVYSESVNNSKTYHALTSLIQSLAPLNSAANPIIYGVFGTGICTHLRRLPCYRTLHSWCCGCDCYTRRTLLRTGPNNLTNVENTGGDVTSGTGLTPRPNISGIKPGRESLLQDKLNRRNILVASTRRNGNKHKPELVELMNSNNSLYQQKKPAKRPFNRRPSGLPLANRKMTHGEIILLESYGKKFQKTDLYNDIAETNTFVNEGDEQKVMSISDV from the exons ATGGATTTAGAAAGGAACAATGAGGCGCAATGTGAAAATGCATCAGTGGATGAAAACAGCATGTTTCAGGACGCCCAGTATGATGAAAACTATACCTATAGCGATTTTTATATTGTGGACCAAGACGTTGAATTTTGGCAG GTACCACAACTGGTTGTCCTGGTTATTCTCTTTTTAATGATCGTCCTGGGAAACACGTGCGTTCTTGTCGCTATCTACATGTCGGAAAAGGGGATCAAGACTAGAATGCACTTTTTTATGATGCACCTGGCAGTCGCAG atctGACGGTTGGGCTATTCAACTTAACGGTCGATATTGTCGAACGCTGGCTTGTGGTCTGGTATGGTGGTGCAGTTCTCTGCAAAATTATCAAATTCCTTCAG GTTCTGGTGGTTTACTCATCAACGTTTATGATTGTTGCCTTGAGTATTGACAGAGCTGACGCTATTGCTCGGCCAATGAAGTTCACTAGAAAAG CTACTACAGTTAGAGCTCTCGTGATCGGAGCGTGGGTTAGTTCAGCCATACTTTCGGTTCCAGCCTTTCTATTCTTTGATACTATGCCACTAAATGGAGAGTATTATTGTCTGATGACACTACAGGATAGATGGCAATGGCAG TTGTACATTACATTAGTAGCACTGACAGCATTAATCTTACCCGCACTGATAATTCTTTCCTGTTACACAATTATCATGTTTGTCATTTGGGAAACGGGCCGTGGCTTCAACGCGCTGCAATCAGCACATACATATTCCAACA GATCGTCTATGCCAGGCAATAACAAAGGAATAATTCCTCAAGCGAAGATAAAAACTGTCAAGATGACACTTATTATTGTCATTG TGTTCGTGCTGTGTTGGTGTCCATACTTCGTATTTAACTTAAAGGACGTGTATAGTGAAAGTGTTAACAATTCAAAAACATACCACGCCTTAACTTCACTTATACAGAGCTTAGCACCTCTGAACTCTGCAGCAAATCCTATCATTTATGGCGTATTCGGAACGGGAATATGTACACATTTAAG ACGGTTGCCTTGCTATAGGACTCTCCACAGCTGGTGTTGTGGTTGTGACTGTTACACCAGGAGAACACTACTAAGGACTGGCCCAAATAATTTAACGAATGTTGAAAACACAGGGGGTGATGTTACTTCAGGCACAGGCCTAACACCTAGACCAAACATCAGCGGAATTAAACCAGGACGAGAATCTCTTCTACAAGACAAGCTCAACAGAAGGAATATTCTTGTCGCAAGCACTAGAAGAAACGGTAACAAGCATAAACCGGAGTTGGTAGAACTCATGAATAGCAACAATAGTTTATACCAACAAAAGAAGCCCGCAAAAAGACCGTTTAACAGACGTCCGTCGGGACTTCCGCTAGCAAACAGGAAAATGACACACGGTGAAATTATATTGTTGGAATCTTACGGAAAGAAATTTCAGAAAACAGATCTGTACAATGATA